A section of the Leptotrichia buccalis C-1013-b genome encodes:
- a CDS encoding ABC transporter substrate-binding protein/permease — translation MKFSTIKNKILTLLVFIATFVTGYSDDIKVGMECGYAPFNWFQNDAKRGAVKVDGGYCGGYDVEIAKVIAKKLNKNLVIVKTEWDALLGPAINSGKVDLVIAGMSATPERRQSLAFSKSYYESDLVVVVKKNGKYANAKSINDFAGAKITGQLNTLHYDVIDQMKGVQKQTAMENFPAMIVALNSGKIDGYISERPGAMAAQFSNPDLKFISFDKNTGFKYDTAEVNVAVGMKLGNTELEEKVNKILDEDLTPKVRQEIMEKAIQNQPGGNSRSFTGWVTYFIQKNWKEFVKGTLVTLFISITGTVVGFLIGLVVALFRHSESETDEQTQKYKKYGLKFINTLSSVYIAVFRGTPMIVQSMVIYYGLSQVFNINLSPMVAALFIVSINTGAYMSEIIRGGIDSIDNGQFEAAKAIGMTNFQLMQSIIFPQMFRNILPMIGNELIVNIKDTSVLNVISVTELFFISKSVAGTYSRYYEVFIITSVIYFFLTFTLSLILKQIEKRIDGPQHFEFLDDTDGEEK, via the coding sequence ATGAAATTTAGTACAATAAAAAATAAAATATTAACATTATTAGTTTTTATTGCAACTTTCGTAACAGGTTATAGTGATGACATAAAAGTTGGAATGGAGTGTGGATATGCTCCTTTCAACTGGTTTCAAAATGATGCTAAACGTGGTGCTGTGAAAGTGGATGGAGGTTATTGTGGCGGATATGACGTTGAAATAGCCAAAGTTATTGCGAAAAAGCTAAATAAAAATCTAGTAATTGTAAAAACGGAATGGGATGCTTTGCTTGGACCTGCAATTAATTCGGGAAAAGTTGACTTGGTTATAGCGGGAATGTCTGCAACACCAGAAAGACGTCAAAGCCTAGCTTTTTCAAAATCGTATTATGAATCAGATTTGGTAGTAGTTGTGAAAAAAAATGGAAAATATGCAAACGCTAAGTCGATTAATGATTTTGCGGGAGCGAAAATCACAGGACAGTTAAATACTCTTCATTATGATGTTATTGATCAGATGAAGGGGGTACAAAAGCAAACTGCAATGGAAAATTTTCCAGCGATGATAGTTGCCTTAAATTCCGGGAAAATTGATGGATATATATCGGAAAGACCAGGAGCAATGGCAGCGCAATTTTCAAATCCAGATTTAAAATTTATTTCATTTGATAAAAATACAGGATTTAAGTACGATACAGCAGAAGTAAATGTTGCAGTCGGAATGAAATTGGGAAATACAGAGCTAGAAGAGAAAGTTAATAAAATTTTGGATGAGGATTTGACTCCAAAAGTGCGACAGGAAATAATGGAAAAGGCTATACAAAATCAGCCAGGTGGAAATTCGCGTTCATTTACTGGATGGGTAACTTACTTTATTCAAAAAAACTGGAAAGAATTTGTAAAAGGGACACTTGTAACTTTATTTATTTCGATTACAGGTACAGTAGTTGGATTTTTGATTGGTCTAGTAGTTGCGTTATTTAGACATTCGGAATCTGAAACTGATGAGCAGACACAAAAATATAAAAAATATGGACTTAAATTTATAAATACACTTTCATCAGTTTATATTGCCGTATTTAGAGGAACCCCGATGATAGTACAGTCAATGGTAATTTACTATGGACTATCTCAGGTATTCAATATAAATTTATCGCCAATGGTAGCGGCATTATTTATTGTATCAATAAATACAGGTGCATATATGAGTGAAATTATCCGTGGAGGAATTGATTCAATTGACAATGGACAGTTTGAAGCGGCAAAAGCTATTGGAATGACAAATTTTCAGTTAATGCAAAGTATTATTTTTCCACAGATGTTTAGAAATATTTTACCAATGATTGGAAATGAGCTTATTGTAAATATTAAAGATACATCTGTATTAAATGTGATAAGTGTGACAGAGTTGTTCTTTATTTCAAAATCTGTTGCAGGAACTTACTCACGTTATTATGAAGTATTTATTATAACAAGTGTGATTTATTTCTTCCTGACATTTACATTATCATTGATTTTAAAACAAATCGAAAAACGAATTGACGGGCCTCAACATTTTGAGTTTTTGGATGATACTGATGGGGAGGAGAAATAA
- a CDS encoding amino acid ABC transporter ATP-binding protein, whose amino-acid sequence MSKKVIEIKNIRKDFGKRTVLRDVNFDVHEKEVVSIIGSSGSGKSTLLRCINLLEKPTSGQVLIHGKDAMAGDVSLVTLREKVGMVFQQFNLFNNLSVLENCVIGQMKVLKKSREEAEKIAKEFLAKVGMERFIHAKPNQISGGQKQRVAIARALAMQPEVLLFDEPTSALDPEMVGEVLKVMKDLANSGLTMIVVTHEMDFAHDVSSRVVFMDQGIIVEDDKPENIFGNPKHERTKEFLSRMLNK is encoded by the coding sequence ATGAGTAAAAAGGTTATTGAAATAAAAAATATTAGAAAAGATTTTGGAAAGAGAACAGTTTTAAGGGATGTAAACTTTGATGTTCATGAAAAGGAAGTTGTAAGTATAATCGGTTCGTCTGGAAGTGGAAAATCAACGTTGTTAAGATGTATAAACTTGCTTGAAAAGCCTACAAGTGGACAAGTTTTAATTCATGGAAAAGATGCGATGGCAGGAGATGTATCGCTTGTGACATTGCGGGAAAAAGTAGGAATGGTGTTTCAGCAGTTTAATTTGTTTAATAATTTAAGTGTTTTGGAAAACTGTGTAATTGGACAAATGAAAGTTCTGAAAAAATCACGTGAAGAAGCTGAAAAAATAGCAAAGGAATTTTTGGCAAAAGTAGGAATGGAACGTTTTATTCACGCAAAGCCAAATCAAATTTCGGGTGGACAAAAGCAAAGGGTGGCAATAGCAAGAGCATTGGCAATGCAGCCAGAAGTTTTATTGTTTGACGAGCCGACATCGGCACTAGATCCTGAAATGGTTGGAGAAGTTCTGAAAGTAATGAAAGACTTGGCAAACAGTGGACTTACAATGATTGTTGTAACACATGAAATGGATTTTGCACACGATGTTTCGAGTCGAGTTGTATTTATGGATCAAGGTATAATTGTCGAAGATGACAAACCTGAAAATATTTTTGGAAATCCGAAACATGAGAGAACTAAAGAATTTTTGAGTAGAATGTTAAATAAGTAA
- a CDS encoding endonuclease/exonuclease/phosphatase family protein, which translates to MEFRLITYNIFGARLTNGKELAQSLKKYKPDFIGLQEVDRNTKRSKFRDVVQEMAQELGYSYYYFQKAMDFDSGEYGIAFISKYDVKNIYIHQLPGNSKEKRQVLAARLKIEKFKKKILVVNTHLDNSLDNKNEELADLFAAIEEFKGDIKFLCGDFNLLPTTEFYQKIAENWNDTYFEGKDLENKSNLENRNLETQRIDYIMAKKDSNYRTKQSFFINDDLQEWTKLSDHLPYMAILEIE; encoded by the coding sequence ATGGAATTTAGACTTATAACATACAATATTTTTGGGGCAAGGCTTACTAATGGAAAGGAACTTGCTCAGAGTTTGAAAAAGTATAAGCCAGATTTTATCGGGCTTCAAGAAGTTGATAGAAATACGAAAAGAAGCAAATTTCGGGATGTAGTGCAAGAAATGGCACAAGAATTAGGATATAGTTATTATTATTTTCAAAAAGCGATGGACTTTGACAGTGGAGAATATGGAATTGCTTTTATTTCAAAATATGATGTAAAAAATATTTATATTCATCAACTGCCTGGAAACAGCAAGGAAAAAAGACAGGTTTTAGCAGCAAGATTGAAAATAGAAAAATTTAAAAAGAAAATCTTGGTCGTAAATACACATCTTGATAACAGTTTGGACAATAAAAATGAGGAATTGGCTGATTTATTTGCTGCAATTGAAGAATTTAAGGGCGATATAAAATTTTTATGCGGTGATTTTAACCTTTTGCCAACAACAGAATTTTACCAAAAAATTGCTGAAAACTGGAATGACACTTATTTTGAAGGCAAGGACTTGGAAAATAAATCAAATCTTGAAAACAGAAATCTTGAAACACAGAGAATTGATTATATAATGGCTAAAAAAGATTCGAATTACAGAACTAAGCAAAGTTTTTTTATAAATGATGATTTGCAGGAATGGACAAAGCTGTCGGATCATTTGCCGTATATGGCGATTTTGGAGATTGAATGA
- a CDS encoding DKNYY domain-containing protein, translating to MKKNILKILLFLVLGNVGFGDAAQILGDYYSIDKGKVYYRNKILEGANPKTAELIGFSLLKDDKNVYYVGEKIKDVKIKNFEKLGKNYWKNDNKIYYRDKKIENADIMSFKVLNEDYAKDKNHVYCGNEVIDPSPLLGKIKNPETFEFLPNGILYGKDKYNVYYISSTMSNCFDSYYFIHEVKGINKDKVEVLNKWFIKDDKNIYFKGKILEGVDYNTFEVLPNGDGKDKNRSYEYLTKDELKWF from the coding sequence GTGAAGAAAAATATCTTGAAAATATTGTTATTTCTAGTTTTGGGAAATGTGGGATTTGGAGATGCTGCTCAAATTTTAGGAGATTATTATTCGATAGACAAAGGAAAGGTTTATTATAGAAACAAAATTTTGGAAGGAGCGAATCCAAAAACTGCTGAATTGATAGGATTTTCTCTTTTAAAAGATGATAAGAATGTTTATTATGTGGGTGAAAAAATAAAAGATGTAAAAATTAAAAATTTTGAGAAGTTAGGAAAAAATTATTGGAAAAATGATAATAAAATTTATTATCGGGATAAAAAAATAGAAAATGCTGATATTATGAGTTTTAAAGTTTTAAATGAAGATTATGCAAAGGATAAAAATCATGTTTATTGCGGGAATGAAGTAATAGATCCTTCTCCATTATTGGGAAAAATTAAAAATCCTGAAACATTTGAATTTTTGCCAAATGGAATATTATATGGAAAAGATAAATACAATGTATATTATATAAGCAGTACAATGTCAAACTGTTTTGATTCATACTATTTTATTCATGAAGTAAAAGGAATTAATAAAGATAAAGTAGAAGTTTTGAATAAATGGTTTATAAAGGATGATAAAAATATTTATTTTAAGGGAAAAATTTTAGAAGGTGTAGATTATAATACATTTGAAGTGCTTCCAAATGGAGATGGAAAAGATAAAAATCGAAGTTATGAATATTTGACTAAAGATGAATTGAAATGGTTTTAA
- a CDS encoding DKNYY domain-containing protein, whose product MKKNILKGLVFLVLANVGFGDDIQILGDYYSIDRGKVYYGNEILEGANPKTVELIGFSLLKDDKNVYYMGEKIKDIKIKNFEKLGKNYWKNDNKIYYRDKKIENADIMSFKVLNEDFAKDKYNVYDGNESIGRGIKDPKTFEFLPNGIIYGTLYGKDKYNVYYIENKMINCFDTYYSIYEVKGINKDKVEVLNDWFIKDDKNIYFKGKILEGVDYNTFEVLPNGEGKDKNRSYEYLTKDEWKWF is encoded by the coding sequence GTGAAGAAAAATATCTTGAAAGGATTAGTATTTTTAGTTTTGGCAAATGTAGGATTTGGAGATGATATTCAAATTTTAGGAGATTATTATTCGATAGATAGAGGCAAGGTTTATTATGGAAATGAAATTTTAGAAGGAGCGAATCCGAAAACTGTTGAGTTGATAGGATTTTCTCTTTTAAAAGATGATAAGAATGTTTATTACATGGGTGAAAAAATAAAAGATATAAAAATTAAAAATTTTGAAAAATTAGGTAAAAATTATTGGAAAAATGATAATAAAATTTATTATCGGGATAAAAAAATAGAAAATGCTGATATTATGAGTTTTAAAGTTTTAAATGAAGATTTTGCGAAAGATAAATATAATGTTTATGATGGAAATGAATCAATAGGTAGAGGAATTAAAGATCCTAAAACATTTGAATTTTTGCCAAATGGAATAATATATGGTACATTGTACGGAAAAGATAAATATAATGTGTATTATATTGAAAATAAAATGATAAACTGTTTTGATACATACTATTCTATTTATGAAGTAAAAGGAATTAATAAAGATAAAGTAGAAGTTCTGAATGATTGGTTTATAAAAGATGATAAGAATATTTATTTTAAGGGAAAAATTTTAGAAGGTGTAGATTATAATACATTTGAAGTGCTTCCAAATGGAGAAGGAAAAGATAAAAATCGAAGTTATGAATATTTGACTAAAGATGAATGGAAATGGTTTTAA